From one Enterococcus sp. DIV2402 genomic stretch:
- the pyrE gene encoding orotate phosphoribosyltransferase, which produces MTTIETTIAKDLLDIEAVFLNPNDPFTWASGIKSPIYCDNRITMSYPKVRKAIAQGLADKIKATYPNVEVIAGTATAGIPHAAWVADILDLPMVYIRSKAKDHGKGNQIEGRITEGQKMVVIEDLISTGGSVLEACEAAKREGADVVGVSAIFTYELPKGVANFEKAGIALTTLTNYSTLIEAALASNYIKEDDVELLKAWKQDPENWNK; this is translated from the coding sequence ATGACAACAATTGAAACGACAATCGCAAAAGACTTATTAGATATTGAAGCAGTATTCTTAAACCCTAATGACCCATTTACTTGGGCAAGTGGGATTAAAAGCCCAATTTATTGTGATAACCGCATTACAATGAGTTATCCAAAAGTTCGTAAAGCAATTGCACAAGGATTAGCTGATAAAATTAAAGCGACGTATCCAAATGTTGAAGTAATTGCCGGAACCGCAACTGCTGGGATCCCTCATGCAGCTTGGGTAGCAGATATTTTAGATTTACCAATGGTTTATATTCGCAGCAAAGCAAAAGACCATGGTAAAGGCAACCAAATTGAAGGCCGTATTACAGAAGGTCAAAAAATGGTTGTTATTGAAGATTTAATTTCAACAGGTGGTAGTGTTTTAGAAGCTTGTGAAGCAGCGAAACGTGAAGGTGCAGATGTTGTAGGTGTTTCAGCTATCTTTACTTATGAATTACCAAAAGGTGTAGCGAATTTCGAAAAAGCTGGAATTGCTTTAACAACGTTAACAAACTATTCTACTTTAATCGAAGCTGCATTAGCTTCAAACTACATTAAAGAAGATGATGTAGAATTATTAAAAGCTTGGAAACAAGACCCAGAAAACTGGAATAAATAA
- a CDS encoding ABC transporter permease gives MIISSIGQGLLWGVLGLGIFMTYRILNFPDMTTEGSFPLGGAVCVAAIVQGIPPIIATFLGVLAGMCAGLVTGLLYTKGKIPVILSGILVMSALNSVMLFVMQTPNLSLLNQPRILDFFTKLNLPNHYDTVFVGLIVIFLLIACLVYFFNTDFGQAYIATGDNEYMARSMGIKTDRMKIIGLVLSNGVIALAGALIAQNDGYADVSKGTGVIVIGLASIIIGEVLYGELTFTERLIAIVVGSIIYQLLILLVIRLGFDTTYLKIFSAIVLTMCLLIPQFKQALHLKTDFEREEK, from the coding sequence ATGATTATTTCTTCTATTGGACAAGGGTTATTATGGGGTGTTTTAGGTTTAGGAATTTTTATGACCTATCGAATTTTAAATTTTCCAGATATGACAACGGAAGGATCATTTCCTTTAGGAGGAGCAGTATGTGTGGCAGCCATTGTTCAAGGTATTCCGCCAATTATTGCAACTTTTCTAGGTGTTTTAGCTGGCATGTGTGCAGGGTTGGTGACTGGTTTGTTATATACTAAAGGAAAAATACCAGTCATTTTATCAGGGATTCTGGTCATGTCTGCTTTGAATTCGGTGATGTTGTTTGTCATGCAGACCCCTAACTTATCACTATTAAATCAACCACGAATTTTAGACTTTTTTACAAAATTAAATCTACCAAATCATTACGACACGGTTTTTGTTGGTCTCATTGTCATTTTCTTATTAATTGCTTGTCTGGTATATTTCTTTAATACAGATTTTGGACAAGCATATATCGCAACTGGAGATAACGAATACATGGCCCGTTCTATGGGGATTAAAACGGATCGTATGAAAATTATTGGTTTAGTCTTATCCAATGGCGTCATCGCTTTAGCTGGGGCATTGATTGCTCAAAATGACGGTTATGCCGATGTAAGTAAAGGAACTGGGGTTATCGTTATCGGTCTGGCATCAATTATTATCGGAGAAGTTTTATATGGTGAATTAACTTTTACAGAACGTTTAATAGCCATTGTAGTCGGAAGTATTATCTATCAATTGCTCATCTTGTTAGTTATTCGTTTAGGGTTTGATACGACTTACTTGAAAATTTTCTCAGCAATCGTGTTAACGATGTGTCTATTAATTCCACAATTTAAACAAGCGTTACATCTTAAAACTGATTTTGAAAGAGAGGAAAAATAA
- the aroE gene encoding shikimate dehydrogenase, with the protein MEKTAISGYTRLVGFLASPAKHSISPKMHNLAFKETNTDAVYLAFDVSKDELEHGIQAIRTFDMLGANVSMPHKIAAVSHMDELTEAAELIGAINTIIHREGKLIGHNTDGIGFCESLRENQVLIKNETMTLLGAGGAATAMICQAALDGMKTIHIFSRKSPRYERMQEKIKEITAKTNCVITLTELSDQNKLATALAQSSLLVNATSVGMSDDTSPISDTSLLRKDLTVYDAIYNPRETYLLKQAKTAGAKTINGLGMLVYQGAAAFECWTGKKMPVEQIKPIIENS; encoded by the coding sequence GTGGAAAAAACAGCAATTAGTGGCTATACTCGTTTAGTTGGTTTTTTAGCTAGTCCAGCTAAACACAGTATTTCTCCCAAAATGCATAATTTAGCTTTTAAAGAAACAAATACCGATGCAGTTTATCTTGCTTTCGATGTATCAAAAGACGAATTGGAACACGGCATACAAGCGATTCGAACCTTTGATATGTTAGGAGCAAACGTCTCAATGCCTCACAAAATTGCCGCCGTTTCTCATATGGATGAATTAACAGAAGCTGCCGAGCTAATTGGGGCGATCAATACCATTATTCATCGTGAAGGTAAATTAATTGGGCATAATACGGATGGTATTGGTTTTTGTGAAAGCTTACGAGAAAATCAGGTACTCATCAAAAATGAAACCATGACGTTACTCGGCGCAGGGGGAGCAGCAACCGCAATGATTTGCCAAGCGGCTCTTGACGGGATGAAAACCATCCATATTTTTAGTCGTAAAAGCCCACGCTATGAACGGATGCAAGAAAAAATCAAAGAAATTACTGCAAAAACCAATTGTGTGATTACGCTAACAGAACTAAGTGATCAAAATAAATTAGCAACTGCTTTAGCACAATCAAGTTTATTAGTAAATGCGACAAGTGTTGGAATGTCAGACGATACATCGCCAATTAGCGACACATCGTTGCTGCGTAAAGACTTAACCGTCTATGATGCTATTTACAATCCACGCGAAACGTATTTATTAAAACAAGCCAAAACAGCGGGTGCTAAAACCATTAACGGTTTAGGAATGCTTGTGTACCAAGGTGCCGCTGCATTTGAATGTTGGACAGGCAAAAAAATGCCTGTGGAACAAATTAAACCAATTATTGAAAATAGTTAA
- the trpX gene encoding tryptophan ABC transporter substrate-binding protein, which translates to MKNKGLIATLIVIFVVLIGTFAFQYGKASAEKPKGADNSENKIVGILQFVSHPALDAIRDGIEDSLKEAGYIEGENLTIEYQNGQADQSKLATMSEQLVNKKSDVIVGIATPAAQALANATQDIPIVLGAVTDPVGANLVANIERPGGNITGVSDKAPADEQIRLGKELMPDAKTVGMLYSSTEDNSKYQVEEAAQAAKELGLEVKTYPIPSTNEITQTVQVMSNAVDFIYIPLDNTIANAMPTVVGEANKKKVPIITSVDTMVEQGGLGTIGIDQYTLGRKTGEMVVSILEGADPATTPIYTFKQGDVILNEKQAEFLGINIPKELREQAKFVGGDEE; encoded by the coding sequence ATGAAAAATAAAGGGTTAATTGCAACATTAATTGTCATTTTTGTCGTTTTAATTGGCACATTTGCTTTCCAATATGGAAAAGCAAGTGCAGAAAAACCAAAAGGAGCAGACAACTCGGAAAACAAAATTGTCGGAATTTTGCAATTTGTTAGTCATCCCGCACTTGATGCTATTCGTGATGGCATCGAGGATTCTTTAAAAGAGGCGGGTTATATCGAAGGTGAAAATCTAACGATAGAATATCAAAATGGTCAAGCCGATCAAAGCAAGTTAGCGACGATGAGTGAACAACTTGTCAATAAGAAGTCAGATGTTATTGTAGGTATTGCCACACCAGCTGCTCAAGCATTAGCAAATGCCACACAAGATATCCCAATTGTTTTAGGGGCAGTTACTGACCCAGTCGGTGCTAACCTTGTTGCAAATATCGAACGCCCAGGTGGCAATATCACTGGTGTTTCAGACAAAGCACCCGCAGATGAACAAATTCGTTTAGGAAAAGAATTGATGCCCGATGCTAAGACGGTGGGTATGCTGTATTCCTCAACCGAAGACAATTCTAAATATCAAGTGGAAGAAGCCGCTCAAGCAGCTAAAGAATTAGGGCTAGAAGTCAAAACGTATCCAATTCCATCCACAAATGAAATTACACAAACCGTGCAAGTAATGAGCAATGCCGTTGATTTCATCTATATTCCACTCGATAACACTATTGCCAATGCGATGCCAACAGTTGTCGGTGAAGCTAACAAGAAAAAAGTACCGATTATTACGTCAGTTGATACGATGGTTGAACAAGGCGGATTAGGAACTATTGGAATTGACCAATATACTTTAGGTAGAAAAACTGGAGAAATGGTGGTTTCGATTTTAGAAGGAGCAGATCCGGCCACTACACCAATCTACACATTTAAACAAGGGGATGTCATTTTAAATGAAAAACAAGCTGAATTTTTAGGAATTAACATTCCCAAAGAATTAAGAGAACAAGCAAAATTTGTTGGAGGTGACGAAGAATGA
- a CDS encoding ABC transporter ATP-binding protein: MAILELKNGTKIVNNGPSEQKILLNNVNLSINQGEFITVLGGNGAGKSTLFNSISGTIPLTKGQLFIHDQEVTNFSEERRAQYISRVFQDPKMGTAPRMSVAENLLLAKNRGQKRGLKLRQLKQNRELFYSLCAEIGNGLENHLETPAGNLSGGQRQALSLLMATIQTPELLLLDEHTAALDPKTSKQLMEITARRVEEQQLTCLMITHRMEDALKYGNRMIVLQKGEIVKDLNAEEKAKLTLPDLLQFFEEIV; the protein is encoded by the coding sequence ATGGCTATTTTAGAATTAAAAAATGGAACAAAAATTGTTAATAATGGTCCTAGCGAACAAAAAATTCTGCTAAACAATGTGAACCTCTCGATTAATCAAGGCGAGTTTATCACAGTTTTAGGTGGAAATGGAGCAGGAAAAAGCACGTTGTTTAATAGCATCTCTGGCACAATCCCATTAACTAAAGGACAACTATTTATTCATGATCAAGAGGTGACGAATTTTTCAGAAGAACGTCGTGCCCAGTACATTTCACGTGTTTTCCAAGACCCAAAGATGGGAACCGCACCACGGATGAGTGTGGCAGAAAACTTATTGTTAGCAAAAAATCGTGGGCAAAAACGAGGCTTAAAATTACGTCAACTTAAACAAAATCGTGAGTTGTTCTATTCTTTATGTGCTGAAATCGGAAATGGACTAGAAAATCATTTGGAAACACCTGCTGGTAATCTTTCAGGGGGACAACGACAAGCGTTAAGTTTATTGATGGCAACTATTCAAACCCCCGAATTACTTTTACTGGATGAACATACTGCAGCATTGGATCCTAAGACGTCTAAACAATTAATGGAAATTACTGCTCGCCGTGTCGAAGAGCAACAGTTAACTTGTTTAATGATTACTCATCGCATGGAAGATGCATTGAAATATGGGAATCGAATGATTGTCTTGCAAAAAGGTGAAATTGTTAAAGACTTAAATGCAGAAGAAAAAGCTAAATTAACCTTACCGGACTTGTTGCAATTCTTCGAAGAAATTGTGTAA
- the pyrF gene encoding orotidine-5'-phosphate decarboxylase: MIERPIIALDFPSKKEIESFLAKFPADEKLFVKVGMEIFYQEGPAIVRWLKDLGHDIFLDLKLHDIPNTVEHAMKGLAKLGVTITNVHAAGGIEMMAAAKRGLASGTKSGEPVPQLIAVTQLTSTGEEQMQKEQLISATLEESVLNYAKCAEKAGLDGVVCSALEAAKIHEATSDEFMCLTPGIRPSGAAVGDQKRVVTPALAREIGSSVIVVGRPITQADDPVAAYHAIKNEWNGEK, encoded by the coding sequence ATGATCGAAAGACCAATTATTGCTTTAGATTTTCCATCAAAAAAAGAAATTGAAAGCTTTTTAGCCAAATTTCCTGCTGACGAAAAATTATTTGTCAAAGTAGGTATGGAGATTTTTTATCAAGAAGGGCCAGCAATTGTACGCTGGTTAAAAGACTTAGGTCATGATATTTTCCTAGATTTAAAATTGCATGACATTCCCAATACAGTTGAGCATGCAATGAAGGGATTAGCAAAATTAGGTGTAACAATCACCAATGTTCATGCGGCTGGTGGAATCGAAATGATGGCAGCAGCTAAACGTGGCCTAGCTAGTGGAACAAAATCTGGCGAGCCTGTTCCGCAACTAATTGCAGTGACGCAATTAACCTCAACTGGGGAGGAACAAATGCAAAAAGAACAATTAATCTCAGCAACATTGGAAGAAAGTGTGTTAAATTATGCGAAATGTGCTGAAAAAGCTGGACTTGACGGTGTGGTTTGTTCTGCACTAGAAGCTGCGAAAATTCATGAAGCAACTTCTGACGAATTTATGTGTTTAACACCTGGTATTCGTCCAAGTGGAGCGGCTGTAGGAGATCAAAAACGCGTGGTTACACCAGCATTAGCACGAGAAATTGGTTCAAGTGTAATTGTTGTTGGTCGACCAATTACCCAAGCAGATGATCCAGTAGCAGCATATCATGCTATTAAAAATGAATGGAATGGAGAAAAATAA
- a CDS encoding histidine kinase N-terminal 7TM domain-containing diguanylate cyclase, with translation MMGLSEFPVLVSFISIFISIGMLLYSLKYRKAENSYFFILLSLQLFLYIFGYFLELVSDNFYEAFYSVRMQYMGFPFILSNSYLFLRDIFGQKKVTKFQLFILFIFPMISSIGMQTYPYQRLFYEDVQYVSNTIIANAQITPGPLYHIHVVYQYCVTVCILGLLFEAFFGDNSLMKKQSVPLLIGFSLPIFTSVIYVMAETDKVRFDYTPLATLVTIVMLIYSSNSHNLLRVMPIVKDQVIDTMADGFIVFNKKKHYIDANTSAKHIFPELNKVSAGESIPLLEQLLTNKQIVVFVDEIEHIYEVSQIQEITNFKQGGYYIVLHDVTEKEQLLKELHVQATMDYLTDIYNRRAFFDKAEQLLIKNQEDTGNIALLLDIDNFKQINDRYGHPCGDKILQILSYEMRQSMQGFQQAVFGRYGGEEFSFLFTSIDIEQAKVIAEMLRQKISETDFTWVNQKIEVTVSIGISVSNEKEKISLEDLLLQADVALYEAKTKGRNQVCLYKNTQEMHINSSAK, from the coding sequence ATGATGGGGTTATCTGAATTCCCCGTATTAGTCAGTTTTATTTCAATTTTTATTTCGATAGGTATGCTTTTATATTCGTTGAAATATCGAAAAGCAGAAAATTCGTATTTTTTTATTTTATTGTCTCTACAATTATTTCTTTATATATTTGGTTATTTCTTAGAATTGGTGTCAGATAACTTCTATGAAGCCTTTTACAGCGTTCGTATGCAGTATATGGGATTTCCATTCATTCTATCAAATAGTTATTTATTTTTAAGAGATATTTTTGGGCAAAAAAAAGTTACGAAGTTTCAGTTGTTTATTTTGTTTATTTTTCCCATGATAAGCTCTATAGGAATGCAAACATATCCGTATCAACGTCTTTTTTACGAAGATGTACAGTATGTTTCGAATACTATTATTGCAAACGCGCAAATCACACCAGGACCACTGTACCACATTCATGTTGTCTATCAATATTGTGTTACAGTTTGTATTTTAGGCTTATTATTTGAAGCGTTTTTTGGCGACAATTCTTTAATGAAAAAACAAAGTGTGCCTTTATTAATTGGTTTTTCTTTACCAATTTTTACCTCAGTCATTTATGTGATGGCTGAAACAGATAAGGTGCGTTTTGATTATACGCCTTTAGCGACACTTGTTACGATTGTCATGTTGATTTATTCTTCGAACAGTCATAATCTTTTACGAGTCATGCCTATTGTTAAAGATCAAGTGATTGATACAATGGCAGATGGATTTATCGTATTTAATAAGAAAAAACACTATATTGATGCGAATACTTCTGCGAAACACATTTTTCCAGAATTAAATAAAGTGAGTGCAGGAGAAAGTATTCCACTCTTAGAACAGCTCTTAACCAATAAACAAATCGTCGTTTTTGTTGATGAGATTGAACACATTTATGAAGTCTCGCAAATTCAAGAAATTACCAATTTTAAACAAGGCGGATATTATATTGTATTACATGATGTTACAGAAAAAGAACAATTACTAAAGGAATTACACGTACAAGCGACGATGGATTACTTAACAGATATTTATAATCGAAGAGCATTTTTTGACAAGGCAGAGCAATTACTGATAAAAAATCAAGAAGATACAGGAAATATAGCATTACTTTTGGATATTGATAATTTCAAACAGATTAATGATCGTTATGGACATCCCTGTGGAGATAAAATATTGCAAATTTTATCTTATGAAATGCGTCAAAGTATGCAAGGATTTCAGCAGGCTGTGTTCGGTCGATATGGAGGGGAAGAATTTTCTTTTTTATTCACTTCGATTGATATTGAACAAGCAAAAGTAATAGCTGAAATGCTTCGACAAAAAATTTCTGAAACTGATTTTACATGGGTAAATCAAAAAATTGAAGTCACAGTTAGCATTGGTATTAGTGTTTCCAATGAAAAAGAAAAAATATCATTAGAAGACTTACTTTTACAAGCAGATGTGGCATTATACGAAGCTAAAACAAAAGGACGAAATCAAGTTTGTTTGTATAAAAATACACAAGAAATGCACATAAATTCAAGTGCAAAATGA
- a CDS encoding carbonic anhydrase family protein: MDVEWSYSGANGPEHWHTLCDWYAEGAKYPYQSPIHLIHDETQDIGDEILSFHYKKEKFTEKEFKNTIHFVPYNTESYVVFKGVEYHLTDIHFHMPSEHVIDDTQTELEFHLVHTNANQENLVVGVLFNLTDKLNWICNDQDDSIWDFDHHIQWFDPSIFLPEKHSHFHYVGSLTTPPTKGPVNWFVFDTIGEMSRLFIEEFREEVLENNNRPLQNKKDRPIYYSK; encoded by the coding sequence ATGGACGTGGAATGGAGCTACTCTGGAGCTAATGGTCCAGAACATTGGCACACCTTATGTGATTGGTACGCTGAAGGAGCGAAATATCCTTATCAATCACCAATTCATCTGATTCATGATGAAACACAAGACATTGGCGATGAAATTCTTTCTTTCCACTATAAAAAAGAAAAATTTACCGAAAAAGAATTCAAAAACACTATCCATTTTGTACCCTACAACACAGAAAGTTATGTTGTTTTCAAAGGCGTCGAATATCATTTGACAGATATTCATTTCCATATGCCTAGCGAACATGTCATTGATGACACACAAACAGAATTAGAATTTCATTTAGTGCATACAAATGCAAACCAAGAAAACTTAGTAGTAGGAGTCTTGTTTAATTTAACAGACAAATTAAATTGGATTTGTAACGATCAAGATGATAGTATCTGGGATTTTGATCATCATATCCAATGGTTCGATCCATCAATTTTCTTACCAGAAAAACACAGTCATTTCCATTATGTAGGCTCGTTAACAACGCCTCCAACCAAAGGACCTGTGAATTGGTTTGTCTTTGATACAATCGGAGAGATGAGCCGCTTGTTTATTGAAGAGTTTCGTGAAGAAGTGTTAGAAAACAATAATCGTCCGCTACAAAATAAAAAAGATCGTCCGATTTACTACAGTAAATAA
- a CDS encoding dihydroorotate dehydrogenase: MSNPLAIRLPGLELTNPIMPASGCFGFGKEYDTYYNIDKLGAVMIKATTPEIRFGNPTPRIAETPSGMLNAIGLQNPGLETVMTEILPDLQIKHPDLPIIANVAGSSQQDYVEVCREISKAPNVKAIELNVSCPNVKHGGITFGTDPDVAYELTKAVKAVSQVPIYVKLSPNVTDIVPIAKAIENGGADGFTMINTLLGMRIDLKTRKPILANQTGGLSGPAIKPVAIRLINQVANVSTLPIIGMGGVMTVDDVLEMYLAGASAVGVGTANFTDPYICPKLIDELPKRMAELGISSLETLIKEVREGRNQ; this comes from the coding sequence ATGTCCAACCCCCTAGCTATCCGTTTACCTGGTTTGGAACTAACCAATCCAATTATGCCCGCAAGTGGCTGTTTTGGCTTTGGAAAAGAATATGATACGTATTATAATATTGATAAACTAGGTGCTGTTATGATTAAAGCAACAACTCCTGAAATTCGTTTTGGAAATCCGACACCGCGTATTGCGGAAACGCCTAGTGGAATGCTTAATGCAATCGGATTACAAAATCCTGGATTAGAAACTGTGATGACGGAAATTTTACCTGATTTGCAAATCAAACATCCAGATTTACCGATTATTGCGAATGTCGCAGGTTCTAGCCAACAAGATTATGTTGAAGTATGTCGTGAAATATCCAAAGCACCAAATGTCAAAGCGATTGAATTAAATGTTTCTTGTCCGAATGTAAAGCATGGTGGTATCACATTTGGAACTGATCCAGATGTAGCATATGAATTAACAAAGGCAGTTAAAGCTGTTTCTCAAGTGCCTATTTATGTCAAATTATCACCAAATGTAACCGATATTGTCCCCATCGCTAAAGCTATTGAAAATGGTGGAGCCGATGGTTTTACGATGATTAATACATTGTTAGGCATGCGTATTGATTTGAAAACACGTAAGCCAATTTTAGCAAATCAAACAGGTGGTTTATCTGGACCAGCAATCAAACCAGTGGCCATTCGTTTAATTAATCAAGTTGCTAATGTATCAACACTGCCAATTATCGGAATGGGTGGTGTGATGACGGTGGATGACGTGTTAGAAATGTATCTAGCAGGAGCCAGTGCAGTTGGTGTAGGGACGGCAAACTTTACGGATCCGTATATTTGTCCAAAATTAATTGATGAATTACCAAAACGAATGGCCGAACTGGGAATTTCATCACTAGAAACATTAATTAAAGAAGTGAGAGAGGGCAGAAATCAATGA
- the efbA gene encoding fibronectin-binding protein EfbA: MSFDGVFTHLMVKELSEELIHGRINKIQQPYENEIVLIIRSKGKNHKLLLSAHPNYARVQLTSMNYLNPDTPPNFVMMLRKYLDGAILEQIEQLDNDRVLHFNFKKRDELGDLQQIVLVVELMGRHSTVLLLNKETGKILDAIKHIGSAHNTYRSLLPGAEYIAPPKQDTLNPFTASDTQIFEKLSTLPELNGKALQQRFQGLGKDTADELAARLNEKPNEKLPVWQAFFNELQAPVPTYIQTEQKEFFTPILYPSLHGIELTTYPSLSTLLDAFYHEKAERDRVKQQGSELLKKVENEYKRNQLKLKKRQQTLADSENAEEFRQKGELLTTFMTQVPRGATAVQLENYYDENRLIEIALDPALTPNQNAQKYFQRYQKLRNAVKLIGEQIRETKEELTYLESILSQLELAGPMDIHVIREELVEQGYLKNRNLKTRKKEKKSQPEHFLSSDGTEILVGKNNLQNDQLTLRTARKTDYWLHAKDIPGSHVIIRSNEPSETTILEAAEIAAYYSKYRYSAQVPVDFVQVKHIRKPNGAKPGYVIYENQTTYYVTPYEENVLKLKK, encoded by the coding sequence ATGTCTTTTGATGGTGTATTTACCCATTTAATGGTAAAAGAGTTATCCGAAGAACTGATTCATGGAAGAATCAATAAAATTCAACAACCCTATGAGAATGAAATCGTCTTAATCATTCGTTCAAAAGGAAAAAATCATAAATTGTTATTATCAGCTCATCCAAATTATGCACGTGTTCAATTAACTTCGATGAACTACTTAAATCCAGACACTCCACCTAATTTTGTTATGATGCTTCGTAAATATTTAGACGGTGCTATTTTAGAACAAATTGAACAGTTGGATAATGATCGTGTATTACATTTTAATTTTAAAAAACGAGATGAATTAGGTGATTTGCAGCAAATTGTTTTAGTTGTGGAGCTAATGGGACGCCATAGCACAGTCTTACTCTTAAATAAAGAGACTGGTAAAATTTTAGATGCGATTAAGCATATCGGTAGTGCACATAACACCTATCGTTCATTGCTGCCTGGTGCGGAATATATCGCTCCTCCTAAGCAAGATACCTTAAATCCATTTACAGCCAGCGATACGCAAATTTTTGAAAAGCTATCTACACTTCCTGAACTAAATGGCAAAGCTTTACAGCAACGGTTCCAAGGATTAGGAAAAGATACTGCTGACGAATTAGCCGCTCGTTTAAACGAAAAACCTAATGAAAAACTTCCAGTATGGCAAGCATTTTTTAACGAGTTGCAAGCGCCAGTACCAACCTATATTCAAACCGAACAAAAAGAATTCTTCACACCGATTCTTTATCCTTCTTTACATGGTATTGAACTGACAACGTATCCTTCTTTAAGCACACTCTTAGATGCTTTTTACCATGAAAAAGCTGAGCGTGATCGAGTCAAACAACAAGGCAGTGAGCTGTTAAAAAAAGTTGAAAATGAATACAAACGAAACCAATTAAAATTAAAAAAACGACAACAAACACTTGCCGATTCAGAAAATGCTGAAGAATTTCGTCAAAAAGGCGAACTGCTAACCACATTTATGACGCAAGTTCCTAGAGGTGCTACTGCTGTTCAATTAGAAAACTATTATGACGAGAACCGTTTAATAGAAATTGCACTTGATCCAGCATTAACACCCAATCAAAATGCCCAAAAATATTTTCAACGTTACCAAAAATTACGTAATGCTGTAAAATTAATCGGAGAACAAATCCGTGAGACCAAAGAAGAATTAACTTATTTAGAATCGATTTTATCGCAACTGGAATTAGCAGGACCTATGGATATTCATGTGATTCGTGAAGAGTTAGTTGAGCAAGGCTATTTAAAAAATCGCAATCTGAAAACAAGGAAAAAAGAGAAAAAATCACAACCTGAACACTTTCTATCTTCGGATGGTACAGAAATTCTAGTTGGGAAAAATAATTTACAAAATGACCAATTAACTTTACGTACTGCGCGTAAAACCGATTATTGGTTACATGCAAAAGATATTCCTGGATCACATGTCATTATTCGTAGCAATGAACCATCCGAAACAACAATTTTAGAAGCTGCCGAAATCGCAGCTTATTACTCAAAATATCGTTATTCAGCACAAGTTCCCGTTGATTTCGTTCAAGTGAAACATATTCGTAAACCAAATGGTGCCAAACCTGGTTATGTGATTTATGAAAATCAAACGACTTATTATGTCACTCCATATGAAGAAAATGTACTAAAATTGAAAAAATAG
- a CDS encoding dihydroorotate dehydrogenase electron transfer subunit produces the protein MKQELMEITAQRLLAPRIYEMTLKGALVEQMEVPGQFLHLRVPQNDLLLRRPISINDINHEEGTCRIIYRVEGDGTRVFSEMKVGDKLDVMGPLGNGFQLSELHAGDTAFIVGGGIGIPPLYELSKQLIAKGVTPVHFLGFASKEVMYYEEEFLALGDTYIATDDGSYGTHGHVGHLLAQMMEQPNAVFSCGANGMLRAVESRYLGKIANVQLSLEARMACGMGACYACVCHLQEDESGQKSVKICDEGPIFPAGKVVL, from the coding sequence ATGAAACAGGAGTTAATGGAAATTACTGCACAACGATTATTAGCACCACGAATTTATGAAATGACTTTAAAAGGGGCACTGGTTGAACAGATGGAAGTTCCTGGTCAATTTTTACATCTTCGTGTACCACAAAATGATTTGTTGTTACGCAGACCAATTAGTATCAATGATATCAATCATGAAGAAGGAACTTGTCGCATTATTTATCGGGTAGAAGGTGATGGCACACGAGTATTTTCTGAAATGAAAGTAGGAGATAAACTTGATGTAATGGGGCCTTTAGGCAATGGTTTCCAACTTTCTGAACTTCATGCAGGAGATACAGCATTTATCGTAGGTGGAGGAATCGGAATTCCTCCACTTTACGAGCTGTCTAAGCAATTAATCGCAAAAGGTGTCACACCTGTTCATTTTTTAGGCTTTGCTTCAAAAGAAGTAATGTATTATGAAGAAGAATTTTTGGCATTAGGTGACACGTATATTGCCACAGACGATGGTAGTTATGGAACGCATGGACATGTCGGGCATTTATTAGCACAGATGATGGAACAACCCAATGCTGTTTTTTCTTGTGGTGCAAATGGGATGTTACGTGCCGTGGAAAGTCGTTATTTAGGTAAGATAGCGAACGTCCAATTATCCTTAGAAGCAAGAATGGCATGTGGAATGGGTGCTTGTTATGCCTGTGTTTGTCATTTACAAGAAGATGAAAGTGGTCAGAAAAGTGTGAAAATTTGTGATGAAGGACCTATCTTCCCAGCTGGAAAGGTGGTATTATAA